DNA from Desulfobacterales bacterium:
TCAATGCTTGGGTCCATAAACTGTCTAACTCGCTATTATTACTACTTTATAGGGTCGTTTTAAAAGAGCCGCACCCAAATCTTTTGGCAAAAGCGGATGTATCGAAAAGCGTGTTCATTGTATCCAACAACAAGAAAACCCCGACATACGGGTGCTTTTCGGTTACTGTGGCAATTTTTATTCAGATATCAGAAGCGCATCGGGTAGTCAATCACCGCTTTTCCCGCCGCGTTTGCTAAAGCACCCCAGCTTTATGGAAGTTGCCGCAGAATCGGGCGTCGAGGTGTGCGTTCCTTCAGTCTTCATCATCCAGGGAAATGCCGGCCTCTTTAAGCATCTGACGGCGCTTGTAGTCCCGGTAGAAGGAATAGACGATGGCGGCAAGGGTCATCACCATCAGGACCACGGTCAGCGTTCGGCTCAGGAAAAAGCCGAAGACCGACATGTCGTGGGCAGCGGCCAGGGTAATGACGCGGTCCAGGTTCTCCTCCGCCAGGGGGCCGAGGATGATGCCGAGGATGATGGGCGCCAGAGGAAATCGGGCCTTTCTGAGGATGTAGCCGATGAAGCCCAGCACAAGCGTAATCCCGATGTCGAAAACCATGTTTCGGAACGAGTAGGCGCCGATAACGGCGAGCGCCGTAACCATCGGGGCGATGATCCCCTGGGGCACCAGCACCACTTTGGCCACCCAGCGCATGCCGCCGAAGGCGGCCACCGCAAAAAAGGCATTGGCCAGGAACAGACTGAAGATGAAGGGATAGAGCACGTCGGGCGCATCCCGGAAAAGATGCGGCCCGGGGATCAACCCATGGATCAGAAGTCCACCCAGGAGCGCCGCGGTAACGGCATTGCCGGGAATGCCCAGGGTGAGCATGGGAATCAGGCTGCCTCCCACCACGCCGTTGTTGGCCGCCTCGGCGGAGCACACCCCCTCGATGGCGCCCTTTCCAAACATCTCCGGCGTCTTTGAGACGCGCCGCGCTTCACTGCGGCCGATAAAGGCTGCAATGTCGGCCCCGGCCCCGGGAACGACCCCGACCGCGGTGCCGATCAGAGATGAGCGGATCATGCACCCCTTGAGCGACCACAGCGTCGCCCACCCCGGCCATATTCGTCCGATGCGCGGGATGTGAAGCTGTGTGTCCATGCCCTGTCCTTCCGCCAGAATCAGGACCTGGGAAATGGAAAACAGGCCGACCAGTGCGACAATGACCGG
Protein-coding regions in this window:
- a CDS encoding tripartite tricarboxylate transporter permease produces the protein MFDQILNGAIVAFQFQHLLLAFGGAVLGTILGAMPGISATLGIALLVPFTFDMSSVAALIFLGAVYCGAIYGGSIAGILINVPGTPAAVATMLDGYPMTQQGKGGLALGTDICSSFVGGQVSTIFLLFGAPIVASVALEIRSAEFFWIVIFAMSTIGAIGAGSPIKGLMAGILGLVIGTVGMHPMTGTLRYAFDQPALYEGVPVIVALVGLFSISQVLILAEGQGMDTQLHIPRIGRIWPGWATLWSLKGCMIRSSLIGTAVGVVPGAGADIAAFIGRSEARRVSKTPEMFGKGAIEGVCSAEAANNGVVGGSLIPMLTLGIPGNAVTAALLGGLLIHGLIPGPHLFRDAPDVLYPFIFSLFLANAFFAVAAFGGMRWVAKVVLVPQGIIAPMVTALAVIGAYSFRNMVFDIGITLVLGFIGYILRKARFPLAPIILGIILGPLAEENLDRVITLAAAHDMSVFGFFLSRTLTVVLMVMTLAAIVYSFYRDYKRRQMLKEAGISLDDED